In the Lepus europaeus isolate LE1 chromosome 18, mLepTim1.pri, whole genome shotgun sequence genome, one interval contains:
- the SOCS3 gene encoding suppressor of cytokine signaling 3 encodes MVTHSKFPAAGMSRPLDTSLRLKTFSSKSEYQLVVNAVRKLQESGFYWSAVTGGEANLLLSAQPAGTFLIRDSSDQRHFFTLSVKTQSGTKNLRIQCEGGSFSLQSDPRSTQPVPRFDCVLKLVRHYMPPAGAPPSPEPPAPEASEEPEQPPPPPGSPPRRAYYIYSGGEKIPLVLSRPLSSTVATLQHLCRKTVNGHLDSYEKVTQLPGPIREFLDQYDAPL; translated from the coding sequence ATGGTCACCCACAGCAAGTTTCCCGCCGCCGGGATGAGCCGCCCGCTGGACACCAGCCTGCGCCTCAAGACCTTCAGCTCCAAGAGCGAGTACCAGCTGGTGGTGAACGCAGTGCGCAAGCTACAGGAGAGCGGCTTCTACTGGAGCGCGGTGACGGGCGGCGAGGCGAACCTGCTGCTCAGCGCGCAGCCCGCCGGCACCTTCCTCATCCGCGACAGCTCGGACCAGCGCCACTTCTTCACGCTCAGCGTCAAGACCCAGTCGGGGACCAAGAACCTGCGCATCCAGTGCGAGGGGGGCAGCTTCTCGCTGCAGAGCGACCCCCGGAGCACGCAGCCGGTGCCCCGCTTCGACTGCGTGCTGAAGCTGGTGCGGCACTACATGCCGCCCGCGGGCGCCCCGCCCTCcccggagcccccagcccccgagGCCTCGGAGGAGCCcgagcagccgccgccgccgcccgggagCCCCCCGCGCCGAGCCTACTACATCTACTCGGGGGGCGAGAAGATTCCCCTGGTGTTGAGCCGGCCGCTGTCCTCCACCGTGGCGACCCTGCAGCATCTCTGCCGGAAGACGGTCAACGGCCACCTGGACTCCTACGAGAAGGTCACCCAGCTGCCGGGGCCGATTCGGGAGTTCCTGGACCAGTACGACGCCCCGCTTTAG